CCCTATTAGaagaattgaaggtgataattattccccTTAACCCTAGTATGAAAAGGGGGGGAATAAACAATAAGATATCAGACTCTCCAATAGCATATACTGATATACCTAAACATATATTGTTTGGCGCGCCCACTCAGGCATTATGTTTTTTCCTTCCGGTGGAACTCAAGCATTGATTCAAAGTACTAGACTTTGTTGCTTAGGTGGAAAGCAAGCGAACCATGTCGTCCTCTCGTCGATATCAAGTCAGTCCATCTTACAAAATCCACGTGTCataattctttattttaaaaaaaactcgCCTCTAGAATCAATGTATCCTACGCTGTCGTACAAtagactttttctttttggtcttTCTATGTGAAGTATAATATTTTACTATTTGTCACTTGTCGATCCAGAGGttaatccatgtgatagaggaacTCACATATGTTTCAATGGacaaattttaatccaaagtaAAACAAGGAAAATTGCTCAAACTcggattcaaagttttagtaaattTATCAAAATGCCATTAAATAAAGATGAATATAAGATACAAAGtgaaattttttgtaattttagctgtccttcctctactcattttgaACTAAAATTGTATCAATACGATGCTTACCTTCCATCATATAGATTAAATCATATACTctcatgtggcaaatagtgaggCATTACATTTCACAGTCATAGTGACAGgaaagaaaacccttttttttttttgctttctccCCCATCGTATGAACCTCATGTAGATGATACCGAGTTTGTACTACTATTGATGTGGAGTGAGAGATTCCTCACATTGGCTGGTGGGGAAACCTCCTCCTTACTTTAGTTTTCTGGTTTTGAAAGGATATAGAGAGGAGTGTTTCAAAAAGTCAGACTCGGATCTGTAGAATCGGCTAATTAGCGATCCTGATTCTAGACACTTCAAAGCAAccgattctaaggtttttggaATTGGATCATTGGGTTTTCAGATCTGAGGGGCCGATTCCAATCCAGATTCGATCAGATACCACGCAAAAAATTCTTGGTCGGGGAGTCACTTTATTTGGTTGTTTTAAGAGACTCCCTAGCTATTCATAGAGGACAAATGAAGAATATGATGAAGATCACCAAATGAAGGGCTACCCTTCGCCATTTGATTGAATGTATTGGTCATGCTTGCTCTAGTGAATTTCTTTAACAACCAAATTCAACAACCCATGTCTTGTCTATCTTAAAAGATGACAACCATTTTATACAACCCATCAGTTCATCTCATTTTGATCCAATTATCACAAAACTTGTCCTGAAACCCTCTTTGAGGAATCTATTTCTGATCGGATTTCacatccatcttcttctttcaaacaaaaaatataccACTAAAACTAGTAATATCTTCAGAACTAAAGAAATTATCAAACCAAGATGTGCAAAGCGATTTGTTTGAAGGATTTGTTTTTCTCAGAAAAGGAATCATTATTCAGGTCTTAATACATTTACTACAGCCAATGATAAAACATAGACAACAATGAATTACAATTCAGCCTCAAACCACTACAAAATTACAATTCAGAACACACCCATAACTTGTTAGTTTAATCTGTGATAATCTTATTCAAAGAGCAAAGCCTTCTAAAGCACAATTTGATAACAGCTCAAAGATAAGTTAAATGACATGCACTAATTAGACGCATATTTTACATTTGGTAATACATAACCTATTGTTTTCACCTGTTACGGAACTTGGGATGGACTGCAATTGCACCAGGCCTCATCTTAAAACGATATCTGCAAGACAATGGAATTCATGGGTTGGGAAATCTATGGTCAAGATACATTCTCCAATGCATCTCTACCAAAAGACTaaatgaaattttgttttccATTAGATCAAGTTGTGTGAGTGGCAAGTAAGAAATCTCACCCATTCTCAAGGAGGAAACTTCTGATTGTTGAAGGAAGAACAGGTTTTCGTCGGCTGTGGTTACCCTTCCCTGTCACAAAACAGACTGTTCAGTGATCATATAACTTCTCATTCAAGGTTTATAGTATGGTTTGGACTCAGCCCCTAAAGTTGCCATGTGAAGCAGGTTTTGATTGATTGAGGACAGGTTATTTGAAGAGGCCTAGGTTTCTTAAAAAACCAATATTTCCGACTAGAAAGGTGAACTGAACAAATAGAAATCCGATTATATGTTTCTGAGGTATATGTTCATGTATGTTGTATATGTTTATAGTGAAAGTAAACAATAAGGCTAAGTTGGGTAGAGAAGAGTGATATTTTACTACAAAAAATATTTGAAGATACCAAAATTCCTGAAGTTTTATAGAATGACATTTTCAAGCAATGGCATTCAACCTCAAAATTTATGTTATAGACCAAGAATTATCCAGGTTAACCCTTGCAAAAAACACACTGGGAGTCTGGTAgcaaggaaaaaaccaaattTTGCTTTGGCTACAGCCACTTATTTGGGGTGAGGTCGAAGATCTAGCAGGAAATTCAGGCGGTTCCAACCAATagagctcttttttttttggtagacaacCAATAGAGCTCTTACAATTATATATCTTTTGCTTTGTCCCTTTACACTGGATCTTGGATCAAATTCGGACTCATTACAATTTACAAGAAAATATATGGAAACTTGGGAGCCATAAGAGCATTAATTTATTAAGAGTGAACATGAGTGAAACCATACCTGTTATAACCTCCAATATTGCCCATCTCCGACTGGATAACGTGTAGTTTTGAACATCAGCCTTCAACTCCATGCCCTTGCAACTATGTGTCTCGACCAATGGAGGACATACTATTCCAACTTTGGGCTTGACTTTCTTGAGAGGTACAGCACAATTCAAAGGCATCTGTGTTTCAATCTTCTGAAGATGCTTCTGTAAGGCATGCACAGCTTCGCATGCATGGAGGCCATGTAAGTCCAACTTccatatattattttttctatttgtaATAGTTAAAATTTCCTCAGCTGCCGATGCATTCAGCTGTTTAGCAAGCCTCCATTCTTCTTGGGCCTTAAGTGAGAGCTGTTGAGCAGAGAAGTGGTCACCTCTTAGAAAGGCGTTCTTGGCTGCTAGTGTATACTGAGATGCTGACCTGCTCAGTGAAAAAATGGAATTCTAGTTTCTTATTATAAGACAAAAGCTGAAGTCCATATGAATTCATACTGACAAAGAGAGCCGATTGAGAGGCTTTGGACATGAAAGTGTTTCATCATTTAACAATGCATGCTGAATAACCCCGGAAATTGCCCAAAGACAAGCACTGGACTGAAAGATTTAGAGTGCATCATATTCGCCCAACCATTTCAAAACTATTTTCTTTGGGAGTAATTATGACACAGAAAACATGGGTCAATCTATGTAACTAAGAGTATAAGAAAATTACAGGAGTGGCACCAGATTCCATTCAAGTGAAAATAGCATTCTTGTAGTTTTATGAAATTCTAAACTCACTTAAAGAAGTGGAGTTCTACAGAAGTAAGAAAAAATGGTAGTGCTGGACCATCAGGTAGCATTCTTGAATAAGATTTTTAAGCATCAAGAAAAACATACCTTACCACTCTTATCGCATCTTTACGATGGGTCAAGTATACATCGTCCTCTTCCCGCACAGGCTCAGCAGGTAGAGACATTAAGGGCCTTGAAAGCAGGTTAATGTCCATATTACCATTAGATGACATCAATTCAGACTTCATGTCATCAAGACAGCCCCGAATAACAGCTTTCAATTCTGCAAGGTCTACTGACTTATCCTCTTCAGAGCTGCTGCTGGATGTAACCATTCCCTTCATTGGATTAGAAGCCTGGTCAAAATTGTTGTTCACAGCAGCTACAATGTCCTCAGTCAAACTATTGTCAGCCCCACCATAGAGCTCTTTCAGCTTCTCAAGAACCTTAATGGTATTATTTTCCTTCACAACCTTATTATCAAGTGTCCTACTAGGATTACCATCTGATGGTTGTCTTTTTGAATCATTGTCATCAATGGGAATTGGAAAGTCCATTTCAGGTTGGAGCACTGATGAGAGAGCCTTCGCTGGTGAAACATTTCTCAGCATTAAGTTTCTACagaagttcaaaaaaaaaaatgatgaagtgACGAACCATAAGGTAGCATTCTTGAATAAGATTTTTAAGCATCAAGAAAAACATACCTTTTCATTCTTACTGCATCTTTACGATGGGTCAAGTATACATCGTCCTCTTTTCGCTCAGGCTCAGCAGGTAGAGACATTAAGGGCCTTGACAACAGTTTAATGTCCATAGTACCATTAGATaacttattttcaaaaataacacCTCCATCCATCGGTTCAGGCTTCATGTCATCAAGACAGCCCCAAATAACAGCTTTCAGTTCTGCAAGGTCTACTGGCTTATTCTCTTCAGAGCTGCTACTGGATGTAACCATATCTTTCAATGGAGTAGAAGCCTGGTCAAAATTGTTGTTCACAGCAGCTACAATGTCCTCAGTCAAACTATTGTCAGCCCAGCCATGGAACTCTTTCAGCTTCTCAAGAACCTTAACGGTATTATTTTTCTTGACAACCTTGTTATCAAGTGTCCTATTAGGATTACCCTCTAATGGTTGTCTTTTTGAATCTTTGTCATCAATGGGAATTGGAAAGTCCATTTCAGGTTGTACTACTGATGAAGAAGCCTTCACTGGTGGAACATTTCTCAGCATTAAGTTTCCAGAGGGAGCAAGAGTGCTTGCCTTATTTGGCATGGGTGTATAGGGGTCAATATCAAAGTCTAGTTTGAGACCTTATTTTTGCTTCTGCTTGAGATCAAAAGCAGCCCAACCAGCAGATCTATTCTTCTTGCACAACATCTTTGAATGTAAAGAAATGAAGAGATGGTCATCCCAAAAAACGGTTAAGGTAACGCAATGTCACAAACCATTCTTCATGCCATCTAGCTTTCCAGGATTTTGAGATGACCTCTTTAATTTGTTGCAAGAGTCACAGTAACACCTTGTTCTAGATAACCTGAGTTCAGACCAAAGACGAGTAATTCATCAACATAATACCCATTTATGAATTGTGAACGAAGCTAAGCTCAAGTGTAGGACGATCAAAAACCAAAATGACTACAATCAAAAAACTTCAAGTGCAAGCCCAACATCTAACATCTGAAACAAGATGCTGGCCATTCAACTCACCAAATAAAAGCAGTTCTTCATCCCCATCTCTCATAAAAATGGGCgaacccagtgcacgaggctcccaccactgtggggtctcgGGAGGGTTATAATGTTCACAGCCTAACCCCCGCGtcgtagagaggctgtttcccaattcaaacccacaaccactaggtcacaa
The sequence above is a segment of the Telopea speciosissima isolate NSW1024214 ecotype Mountain lineage chromosome 7, Tspe_v1, whole genome shotgun sequence genome. Coding sequences within it:
- the LOC122670017 gene encoding uncharacterized protein LOC122670017 gives rise to the protein MPNKASTLAPSGNLMLRNVPPVKASSSVVQPEMENNTVKVLEKLKEFHGWADNSLTEDIVAAVNNNFDQASTPLKDMVTSSSSSEENKPVDLAELKAVIWGCLDDMKPEPMDGGVIFENKLSNGTMDIKLLSRPLMSLPAEPERKEDDVYLTHRKDAVRMKRNLMLRNVSPAKALSSVLQPEMDFPIPIDDNDSKRQPSDGNPSRTLDNKVVKENNTIKVLEKLKELYGGADNSLTEDIVAAVNNNFDQASNPMKGMVTSSSSSEEDKSVDLAELKAVIRGCLDDMKSELMSLPAEPVREEDDVYLTHRKDAIRVVRSASQYTLAAKNAFLRGDHFSAQQLSLKAQEEWRLAKQLNASAAEEILTITNRKNNIWKLDLHGLHACEAVHALQKHLQKIETQMPLNCAVPLKKVKPKVGIVCPPLVETHSCKGMELKADVQNYTLSSRRWAILEVITGKGNHSRRKPVLPSTIRSFLLENGCIGECILTIDFPTHEFHCLADIVLR